The following are encoded in a window of Acidobacteriota bacterium genomic DNA:
- a CDS encoding cytochrome c3 family protein yields MREGRIKRVIVFFVLINGFLLALGFSGNWHSAETLICSDCHTIHNSQDGLPMRYDGAINPSPHLLRHADSLSLCLYCHDGGNPDAPDVVSPVGYTADPCGGSFENSGGSPSEKAHDLNPALPETPPGGNDSLILTCASCHDPHGSSNYRNLLENPAGSGNGSDVSVSVNQQILPDGSNPSLVYVPSNVIYKSGMSSWCNDCHTDFHGRTGSEEGTVEPWLRHPQERQISGSYGADYAYWSGTINNRVEVENPLDEAVPSDDDEVFCLSCHKAHGSSFKSALIYADGSTKLSTCQQCHNQ; encoded by the coding sequence GTGCGAGAAGGAAGGATCAAAAGAGTCATTGTTTTTTTTGTCCTCATCAATGGATTCCTTCTGGCGCTCGGATTTTCAGGCAACTGGCACAGCGCCGAGACGCTTATCTGCAGTGATTGTCATACGATCCATAACAGCCAGGATGGCCTTCCGATGAGGTATGATGGGGCCATCAACCCTTCCCCCCATCTCCTCAGGCATGCCGATTCCCTTTCTCTCTGCCTCTACTGTCACGATGGGGGCAATCCGGATGCACCTGATGTCGTTTCTCCTGTGGGCTACACTGCGGACCCGTGTGGAGGTTCTTTCGAGAATTCGGGAGGTTCACCAAGCGAGAAGGCGCATGACCTCAATCCTGCTCTTCCCGAAACGCCCCCGGGCGGGAATGATTCTCTCATCCTTACTTGCGCCTCATGCCATGACCCGCACGGCTCTTCCAACTACAGGAATCTCCTGGAAAATCCTGCAGGTAGCGGAAATGGCTCGGATGTTTCCGTTTCTGTCAATCAGCAGATCCTGCCGGACGGATCCAACCCTTCCCTCGTTTATGTTCCATCCAACGTGATCTATAAGAGCGGGATGTCATCCTGGTGCAACGACTGCCATACCGATTTTCACGGCAGAACAGGCTCGGAAGAGGGAACGGTGGAGCCCTGGCTGAGGCATCCTCAGGAGAGGCAGATCTCCGGCTCCTATGGAGCCGATTACGCATACTGGAGCGGGACCATCAACAACAGAGTCGAAGTGGAAAACCCGTTGGATGAGGCCGTTCCCAGCGACGATGACGAGGTATTCTGCCTATCATGTCACAAGGCTCATGGTTCTTCGTTCAAGTCGGCTCTTATATATGCCGATGGGAGCACAAAACTATCCACGTGCCAGCAGTGTCATAACCAGTAG
- a CDS encoding 6-bladed beta-propeller: MSNDRNRKKLMLSLFLMTLLMTIFLSSPDIAAQKEASEKAMQRKIKDVPPVLLVYYHMFSGRLKEPKGIFYDRAKDEIYCADTGNGLIGIYNMDGMELFLFGSKGVINEPYNVMVDPEGDIYVIDLEIGKVKVFNYRGEFRRFFDFSQSPAPEPKPVAMNVDREGKLYFLDSSIPRVLIFTMDGRFLRSFGEKGIGKGKLSSPSDIAIDDAGNIYITDRVGMPVQVFNPEGKFINGWGEHDVGSQNFSFPAGIAIDRDGRIFVADTLRQDIKVFDADGNFLINFGGFGFEPGEVAYPSDVTIDGQGRIWVTEKIGSRIQVFCIEEQ; the protein is encoded by the coding sequence AGGAAGCATCTGAGAAAGCAATGCAACGGAAGATCAAAGATGTGCCGCCTGTACTGCTCGTCTACTATCACATGTTTTCCGGTCGCCTGAAAGAACCCAAGGGAATCTTCTACGACAGGGCGAAAGACGAAATCTACTGCGCCGATACGGGGAACGGTCTCATCGGAATCTACAATATGGACGGCATGGAGCTTTTCTTATTTGGAAGCAAAGGGGTCATCAACGAACCTTACAACGTCATGGTGGATCCCGAAGGAGATATCTACGTCATTGATCTCGAGATCGGCAAGGTCAAAGTCTTCAACTACAGGGGAGAGTTCAGGAGGTTTTTCGACTTCTCTCAGTCTCCCGCACCAGAACCAAAACCCGTTGCCATGAATGTCGACAGAGAAGGAAAGCTCTACTTCCTCGATTCATCCATTCCACGGGTCCTGATTTTCACTATGGATGGACGTTTCCTGAGGTCATTCGGCGAGAAGGGGATCGGCAAGGGAAAGCTTTCCTCGCCTTCGGACATCGCAATCGATGATGCTGGCAACATCTACATAACGGACCGCGTTGGAATGCCGGTCCAGGTCTTCAATCCCGAAGGGAAATTCATCAACGGCTGGGGGGAGCACGACGTTGGATCGCAGAACTTCTCCTTTCCGGCTGGTATCGCCATCGATAGAGATGGGAGGATATTCGTGGCGGATACTCTCCGGCAGGACATCAAGGTCTTCGATGCGGATGGAAACTTCCTCATCAATTTTGGCGGGTTCGGTTTCGAGCCTGGCGAGGTCGCCTATCCTTCCGATGTCACCATCGACGGACAGGGAAGAATCTGGGTCACGGAGAAGATAGGTTCAAGAATTCAGGTCTTTTGCATCGAAGAACAGTAA
- a CDS encoding cytochrome c3 family protein, with translation MKRKGSSKHPGFILFIIFFGFIPLIALAKGGVITSTKHGNTTTGVLRITTEPRGDCEQCHYQHASYDGMPTGGPYEYALFAPDDNNLCYTSGGAGPCHTLNGAYKIYQGQTIYDQSSHATSSAMVWPGPSPRARKASEAGYCVNCHDPHGAKDGTGLIPAMTFKREEALCYECHDSNGPSTMDIWTDANRTYKHPMSTTNSHNESEDGDSTKYGTSNRHSECEDCHNSHYAKADGTAPAPPAASERIKRVSRVKVTNISAGSQTYTYLPPDDATTAYEYELCFKCHSSWTTLPAGKSNMATLFNDMNPSYHPVENTGKNTNIRSGAFVNGWSATMKMYCYDCHRSSGSNLKGPHGSQYNYILKAPYTASTQSRTMSSDELCFQCHNYDTYANPDSGDTVQGYSRWNRPEETKGHAYHVGRKQRPCYVCHQSHGSSSQSFLIVLGRSPGLNNYTKSSTGGTCYPTCHGSENYGINYAR, from the coding sequence ATGAAAAGGAAAGGGTCGAGCAAGCATCCAGGTTTCATACTTTTCATTATTTTCTTCGGATTCATTCCCCTCATAGCCCTGGCTAAAGGAGGCGTAATTACTTCCACGAAGCACGGCAATACCACTACGGGAGTGTTGAGGATAACGACCGAACCCAGAGGGGATTGTGAGCAGTGTCATTACCAGCATGCCAGCTATGATGGCATGCCGACGGGGGGACCATATGAGTATGCCCTCTTTGCACCCGATGACAACAACCTCTGCTACACGTCTGGTGGTGCCGGACCCTGTCATACCCTCAACGGAGCCTATAAAATCTATCAGGGGCAGACAATTTACGATCAATCATCCCATGCAACCTCCTCGGCCATGGTCTGGCCTGGTCCATCGCCGAGAGCCAGAAAGGCTTCCGAAGCCGGGTACTGTGTCAACTGCCATGACCCGCATGGGGCAAAGGATGGAACGGGATTGATACCCGCCATGACCTTCAAGAGGGAAGAGGCTCTCTGCTATGAGTGTCACGATTCCAACGGCCCCTCGACAATGGATATCTGGACAGATGCGAACAGGACATACAAACATCCGATGTCGACCACGAACAGTCATAACGAATCCGAAGATGGGGATTCCACGAAATACGGAACGAGCAACAGACACTCTGAGTGCGAGGACTGTCATAACTCTCACTACGCGAAAGCCGATGGAACGGCCCCTGCTCCGCCGGCAGCCTCGGAAAGGATCAAAAGGGTTTCAAGAGTCAAGGTGACCAACATTTCTGCCGGTTCCCAGACATACACGTATCTCCCTCCCGATGATGCGACGACGGCTTATGAGTATGAACTCTGTTTCAAATGCCACTCCTCATGGACGACGCTTCCAGCAGGAAAGAGCAACATGGCCACTCTCTTCAATGATATGAACCCGTCCTATCACCCCGTGGAGAATACAGGAAAGAATACTAACATCAGAAGCGGAGCTTTTGTCAACGGGTGGAGTGCCACGATGAAGATGTACTGCTACGATTGCCATCGTTCGAGCGGGTCGAACCTGAAGGGCCCCCACGGTTCGCAGTACAATTACATTCTGAAGGCTCCCTATACTGCAAGTACTCAGAGCCGGACGATGTCCTCCGACGAACTGTGTTTCCAGTGTCACAACTATGATACGTATGCCAATCCAGATTCGGGAGACACAGTCCAGGGATACAGTCGGTGGAACAGGCCTGAGGAGACGAAAGGACACGCGTATCATGTGGGGCGGAAACAGAGACCCTGTTACGTCTGTCACCAGTCTCACGGATCTTCCTCGCAGTCTTTCTTGATCGTTCTCGGGAGGTCGCCGGGATTGAACAATTATACGAAGAGTTCCACTGGAGGAACCTGCTATCCCACCTGTCACGGTTCGGAGAATTATGGAATCAATTACGCCAGGTAA